The sequence CCTGCGCGAGCGCGGGGTCGAGATCGTCACCGTGAGCGAAGAGGACATCGTCAAGGCGATGCGCGTCGTCTGGGAGCGGATGAAGCTCGTCATCGAGCCGAGCGCGGCCGTCGCGGTGGCGGCGGTCCTGCGGCGCTCGGTTCAGGGAGCGCGGATCGGGGTCATCCTGAGCGGAGGCAACGTCGATCTGACCCGGCTCCCCTTCACCTGAGCGCGATCGAGGGAGCCACGCGGGCGCCCCGGCTGCGCCGCGCCCGCGCGGGGCACGCGATCCTTTGCCCGAGCGCGAGCGAGCGTTCGATCCTCCCCGCGAGGGCGCGCTGGCGCTCCCCGCTCCCCCTCAGGTACCGCGCCGGTCTCGCGCGAAGCGCAAGGTGGCGCGCACCGCGCTCGACCCCGGGCCGGGCGGCGCCGCCGCGACCGACCGCCCTTGCGCGTCGAGGATGCGCGAGCCGCCCTGGCCTTCGAGCGCAGGTCGGGACGGCCCCCAGTTGGCGTTCACGATCGAGATGCGATGGCGCCGGGCGAGCGCGGGCAGGAGGTCGGCGCGCATGTCCCCTTCCCCGGGCGAATCGACCCACGCCGTGGGGAAGAGCAGCAGATCGGCCTCGTCGAGCGCGTCGCCCGCGTCTTCGGAGAGGAAGTGAACATCGAAGCAGATCGCGACGGTCAGCTTGATGCCGCGCAGCTCGACGATCGGGGTCCCCAGATCTCCAGGCGCCGCCCAGCGCTCCGGGAACCACGGATGACGCTTGCGGTAATGGCACACGCGCCGTCCGTCGCCGTCGAAGACGAGCAAGCTGTTGTAGAAGCGGCCCCCGCTCGCCTCGACGAGGGGGCCGGCCAGCGCGATCCCGTACCTTCGCGCGAGCTCGGCGAGCCGCGCCGCCGACTCGCCGTCGATCGGCTCCGCGAAGCGGCGCAGATCGCTGTCGCCGCGCGGCGAGACGTAGCCCGTGAGGATGAGCTCGGGCAGCAGCACGAGCTCGGCCCCCGCAAGCGCGGACGAGGCGAGGAGACGGTCGATCTCGGCGAGCACGCCCTGCTGGTCGCCGAAGCGCTGCGGCAGCTCGAGCGCGACCACGTCGAGGAGGCGATCGCTCAAGGGCACCACCGGACGCGCCCGCACCGCGAGCACGCTCCCGCGCCGCCCGGCGGCGATCCGGTCGCGTCGCCCTGGACAGCGCAGCGCAACGCCACGGAGCGCCCCCGGCTCAGCGGTGGTTCCGCGCGACCTGGAGCTGGTGGAGGCTCACCGCCAGGTCGACCTGGCGGCGCAGATCCGAGGCGATCCAGGGCTTCGTGATGATCCGGAAGGCCGCGCTTTCCCGGGAGATCTTCTGGATCTGCTCGACGTCCGTCGGGGCGCAGACCAGCACCGGGACGTAGCTCAGCCCCTGCCGGCGCAGCTCGCGCAGCAGCGCGAGCCCGCTGAAATGAGGCATCCGATAGTCGGCGACGACCACGGCGGGCGGCTCCTTCACCGCAGCCGCCAGCGCGCGGCGAGGGTCCCCGAAGGTGCGGACCTGGTAGCCGGAGCGGAGCGCCCGATCCATGAGGTCCAGGTTGAGCTCCTCATCGTCGACGGCGTAGAGGAGGGCTCCTTGGCCCCGACCACTCGAAGGTGGCGGCATGCTGCCGGAGTGCGGGGCATTGCCCATCAAGCGCGAGGGTATCAGACCTCTTCCTCCCGCACCACGCGCTCAAGCCGAGGCGATCTGGTTGCCTGCATCACGCCAGCGAAGGCAGCCGAGCGCACGACACCACGGGAAGGCCGGTAGAGGTGGGACTCGCGTCGACCCGACACCCGGCCGGCCCCGGCCTGCCTCGCGTCGCTTCAGCCGACCTCGAGGCGGCGCGAGCGATCAACCTGGACCGGCAGCGGCGTTCACGATCCACTCCGGCGGCGTTCGGCGGTAAGAGATCAGGAGATGCCCGCTCGCGATGGATTGCTCGAGGTCGGCGCGCTCGTGGACGGCCGGTATCAGGTGCTCGGCCACCTCGGGAGCGGCGGCCATAGCGTCGTCTACGATGCGCGCCAGATCGTGACCACCCAGCGCGTGGCGCTCAAGCTGCTTCGGCCCGAGGTGCTGCGGCGCTCGCGGGAGTCGGGCTCCCAGGAAGCGCGCTTCGAGCGGGAGATGCAGGTCATCGCCCAGCTGAGCCACCCGAACATCGTTCGCCTGCTCGACGCCGGGCGCCTGCCCGAGGGCGAGCTCTACCTTGCGCTCGAGTACGTCGACGGCGAGACGCTGACCGCGCGCTGCCAGCGTACGAGGGGGGTCGAGCCGAGCGAGGCGAAGCGGCTGATGCTGCAGGTGCTCGACGCCATCGGCTTCGCCCACGAGCGCGGCGTCGTGCACCGCGACCTCAAGCCGCACAACATCATGGTCGCCGGGTCGGGCAAGCGGACACACGCCAAGGTGCTGGATTTCGGCATCGCCGCGCTCATCGGCGAGGCCCGGTCCGCCGACTACCGCGCGCTCACCCCCACCGGGGAGTTCAACGGGACCCCGGCCTACATGGCCCCGGAGCAGCTCGTGCAGTCCACCCCGACCACAGCGGCGGACATCTATGCATGGGGGCTCACCTTTCTTGAGTGCCTGATCGGCGCGCCCGTGATGCACGAGGCCACGGTCGCGGAGGTCATCTTCCGCCAGCTGAGCCCCGAGCCGGTGCCGATCCCCCGCGCGCTCCGCGGCCACCCCCTCGGCGCGCTGCTCGAGCAGGCGACCGCCAAGTCGCCGGCGCACCGCTTCCGGTCCGCCCGCGAGGCCTACGAGCTGCTGGAGGAGTGCGACGTGTCGGAGATCCCGTGGCCGCTGCCGCCCGATCCCGGCCACGCCGCCTCGCAGAAGGAGCGCGGCGGCGCCCTGGAGCAGCGGGCGATCGCGACGCGACCGGCGCGGCAGGTCGAGGCCGAGCAGGAGACCCAGCTCGTGCCCTCCGAGCAGATCGAGCCGCCGCCGGGCACGGTGCGCAAATCCCCCGAGCAGCAGCGGCAGGACGAGCGGCTCGGCGCCGCGCCGACGCTCGCGATCCCAGGCCGCAACCTCGCGCCCGCCGCGGCGCCGGCGAGGCCGATCCGCAACGCGTCGATCCACCTGGGCGCCTCCGGGAGCCCAGAGACGGCGCCGGCGACGAACTTCACCTCCCGCCCCAGCGTCGCGCCCGGGACGCGGCCGATGTCCACCAGCGGGCGCGGCGAGCGCCGCCAGCTCACCGTGCTGGTCTGCGGGCTCGCCGGCGCCGAGCGCATCGCGGACACGGTCGACAGCGAGGCGTTCCACGAGCTCGTCCAGATGTATCAGGCGGTGTGCGCCCAGGTGATCGGGGCGCACGAGGGGGTCTTCCTCCGCTCCCCAGGCGAGGAGACGATCGCGTATTTCGGCCACCCCGTCGCGAGGGAGGACGACGCCCTCCGCGCCGTGCAGGCGGCGCTCGATCTGGTCGAGCAGATGTCCCGCCTGAACGCGCGCGAGCTCGTGTCCATGCCGCTGTCCGTGCAGGTCGGCGTGCACACAGGGATCGTCGTCGTGGCGGACAGCGACGCCGCGCCCTCGCTCGCAGGCCCGACCTTGAACGCCGCGACGCAGCTGAAGGCCCACGCGGAGCCGGGCACGGTGCTCGTCAGCCGCGCGACGCTGAAGCTCGTCGAGGGCTATTACCACGTGGACGCACTCGGCGAGATCAGCCCGAAAGAGGCGCGCCAGCCGATCGAGGTCTTCGCGGTGCACGGGCGCACGACCGCGCGGGACCGGCTGGACGCGAGGATGCAGCACGGGCTCACGCCGCTCGTCGGGAGAGACAGCGAGCTCGACGAGATCGCCGCCCGGTGGACGCGGGCCGCGGGGGGCGCGGGGCAGGTCGTGCTGATGACGGGCGAGGCGGGGATCGGCAAGTCGCGGAGCGTGCGCGCGTTCCGCGACCGGCTGGCCGGGACGCCGCACCTGTGGCTCGAGGCGCGCTGCTCGCCGCAGCTCCAGAACAGCGCCTTCTATCCGGTGATCGAGCTGCTCAAGGCGCTGCTCGCGGGCGATCGCGAGCGCGCGAGCACGCTGAGCGGCGCCGCGCCGTCGACGGAGCGCGGCGCAGGGATCGAGCCGCGCGAAGACCGGCTCGCGCGGCTGGAGAAGCTGCTCGCCGAGGCGGAGGCGGGGCCGCTCGCCGTCCCGCTGCTCGCCGCGCTGCTGTCGATCCCGACCGAGGGACGCCACCCCGTGCCGGCGCTCACCCCGCAGCGCCAGCGGCAGGAGACCATCTCTTCGCTCCTGCAGCTCTTCCTCGGGCTCGCCGATCGGCAGCCGCTCGTGCTCACGGCCGAGGACCTGCACTGGGCCGACCCGTCGACCCTGGAGCTGCTCGGCCGGCTCATCGACGAGGGGCGGCCGTCTCCGCTGCTGCTGCTCCTGACCGCGCGCCCGACGTTCGCGCCGCCGTGGCCGGTGCGTTCGCACTTCACCCAGATCTACCTCGCCCCGCTCAACGCCGAGCGAATGCGGGCGCTCGTCCAGCAGCTGGCCGGCGCGTACGCGACGAGCGGCGCGCCGGGCATGAAGGCGTCGCTGCCGGACGAGGTGATCCGGACGCTCGCCGAGCGCAGCGATGGCGTCCCGCTGTTCGCCGAGGAGCTCACGCGCATGGTGGTCGAGTCGGCCGCCGCGCAGGCCGCCGCAGGGGAGTCGACCGGCGCGCCGAGCGCCGCGCGCCCGGGGGTGGGCGCGCTCGAGATCCCGACCACCCTCCAGCACTCGCTGATGTCGCGCCTCGATCGCCTGGGCCCCGCCAAGGAGGTCGCGCAGCTCGGCGCGGTGTTCGGCCGATCGTTCGGCTACGAGGCGCTCGAGCAGTGCGCGGCGGGCAGCGCGGGCGCCGAGCCGCTGCTCATGGCGTCGAGCCCCGAGGCGCTGCGCGAGGCGCTCGCGCAGCTCGTCGACGCCGAGCTGCTCTTCCAGCGGGGGCGCCCCCCGCGCTCGACGTACACGTTCAAGCACGCGCTGGTGCAGGATGCCGCCTACCAGTCGCTGCTCCGCAGCACCCGGCAGGTGTACCACGCGCGCATCGCCGCCGTCCTCGCCGAGCGCTCCACGGATACGCCGCCCGAGCTGCTCGCGCGGCACTACACAGAGGCCGCGCTGATCGGCCCCGCCGTCGCTGCGTGGCAGCGCGCGGGCGAGGCCTCGCTGTTCTCGTCGGCGCACGCCGAGGCGATCAGCCAGCTCAGCCGCGGGCTCGAGCTCCTCAAGCAGCTCCCGGAGACGAACGAGCGGACGCGCCACGAGATCACGCTGCAGACCACGCTCGGCGTCCCGCTGATGATCACGCGCGGCTACGCCGCCCCGGAGGTCGAGGCGACGTACGCGCGCGCGCACGCGCTCTGCCGCGAGGCGGGCTCCTCGCCGCAGCTCTTCCCCGCGCTGTGGGGGCTCTGGATCTTCTTCCACGTCCGCGGCGACTACGCGCTGGCGGAGCAGCACGGCGAGCAGCTGCTCGCGCTCGCCGAGAGCACGGGCGACGCCGGCATCACGCTGGGCGCCCACCAGGCGCTCGGCGCGACGCGCTTCCTCCGCGGGCACCTCCGCGAGGCCCGCGAGCACTTCAACAAGGTGCTCGCGCTCTACGATCCCGCGCGTCACCTCCCGCTCGCCTTCCTCTTCGGCCAGGACGCCGCGGCGTTCTCCCTGTCCCACCTCGCCTGGATCGCGCTCCACCTCGGCGAGCCGGAGCGCGCCAGGGCCTCGGTCGACGAGGCGATCGCGCTGTGCGAGGAGCTGAACCAGCCCGTGAGCCGCGGCTTCGTCGAGCACTTCGCGGCCGTGCTGTGCTGCCTGCTCGGCGATCTCGCGGGCGCGGAGGCGCACGCGCACGCGCTCAGCAAGCTCTCCGAGGAGGTGGGCATGCCCCACTGGGCGGCGCTCAGCCAGATCGACCTCGGCTGGGCGACGGCGGCGCGCGCGGCCGATGGCCCGGCCGGCGAGGCGGCGCGCGCGCGCCACGCGGAGGGCGCCGCGCGCATCCG is a genomic window of Sorangium aterium containing:
- a CDS encoding carbon-nitrogen hydrolase family protein, giving the protein MPLSDRLLDVVALELPQRFGDQQGVLAEIDRLLASSALAGAELVLLPELILTGYVSPRGDSDLRRFAEPIDGESAARLAELARRYGIALAGPLVEASGGRFYNSLLVFDGDGRRVCHYRKRHPWFPERWAAPGDLGTPIVELRGIKLTVAICFDVHFLSEDAGDALDEADLLLFPTAWVDSPGEGDMRADLLPALARRHRISIVNANWGPSRPALEGQGGSRILDAQGRSVAAAPPGPGSSAVRATLRFARDRRGT
- a CDS encoding protein kinase domain-containing protein, producing MPARDGLLEVGALVDGRYQVLGHLGSGGHSVVYDARQIVTTQRVALKLLRPEVLRRSRESGSQEARFEREMQVIAQLSHPNIVRLLDAGRLPEGELYLALEYVDGETLTARCQRTRGVEPSEAKRLMLQVLDAIGFAHERGVVHRDLKPHNIMVAGSGKRTHAKVLDFGIAALIGEARSADYRALTPTGEFNGTPAYMAPEQLVQSTPTTAADIYAWGLTFLECLIGAPVMHEATVAEVIFRQLSPEPVPIPRALRGHPLGALLEQATAKSPAHRFRSAREAYELLEECDVSEIPWPLPPDPGHAASQKERGGALEQRAIATRPARQVEAEQETQLVPSEQIEPPPGTVRKSPEQQRQDERLGAAPTLAIPGRNLAPAAAPARPIRNASIHLGASGSPETAPATNFTSRPSVAPGTRPMSTSGRGERRQLTVLVCGLAGAERIADTVDSEAFHELVQMYQAVCAQVIGAHEGVFLRSPGEETIAYFGHPVAREDDALRAVQAALDLVEQMSRLNARELVSMPLSVQVGVHTGIVVVADSDAAPSLAGPTLNAATQLKAHAEPGTVLVSRATLKLVEGYYHVDALGEISPKEARQPIEVFAVHGRTTARDRLDARMQHGLTPLVGRDSELDEIAARWTRAAGGAGQVVLMTGEAGIGKSRSVRAFRDRLAGTPHLWLEARCSPQLQNSAFYPVIELLKALLAGDRERASTLSGAAPSTERGAGIEPREDRLARLEKLLAEAEAGPLAVPLLAALLSIPTEGRHPVPALTPQRQRQETISSLLQLFLGLADRQPLVLTAEDLHWADPSTLELLGRLIDEGRPSPLLLLLTARPTFAPPWPVRSHFTQIYLAPLNAERMRALVQQLAGAYATSGAPGMKASLPDEVIRTLAERSDGVPLFAEELTRMVVESAAAQAAAGESTGAPSAARPGVGALEIPTTLQHSLMSRLDRLGPAKEVAQLGAVFGRSFGYEALEQCAAGSAGAEPLLMASSPEALREALAQLVDAELLFQRGRPPRSTYTFKHALVQDAAYQSLLRSTRQVYHARIAAVLAERSTDTPPELLARHYTEAALIGPAVAAWQRAGEASLFSSAHAEAISQLSRGLELLKQLPETNERTRHEITLQTTLGVPLMITRGYAAPEVEATYARAHALCREAGSSPQLFPALWGLWIFFHVRGDYALAEQHGEQLLALAESTGDAGITLGAHQALGATRFLRGHLREAREHFNKVLALYDPARHLPLAFLFGQDAAAFSLSHLAWIALHLGEPERARASVDEAIALCEELNQPVSRGFVEHFAAVLCCLLGDLAGAEAHAHALSKLSEEVGMPHWAALSQIDLGWATAARAADGPAGEAARARHAEGAARIRGGLAMLTGVGSRVSLTYWRSALIEAELGAGNVDEASALLADTRAFVEKSDERYFEPELYRLEGEIALARGAPTAAEARDRAEAAFRRGREIAEGQGALGLLARLSERRAALP
- a CDS encoding response regulator, with the translated sequence MGNAPHSGSMPPPSSGRGQGALLYAVDDEELNLDLMDRALRSGYQVRTFGDPRRALAAAVKEPPAVVVADYRMPHFSGLALLRELRRQGLSYVPVLVCAPTDVEQIQKISRESAAFRIITKPWIASDLRRQVDLAVSLHQLQVARNHR